A window of Geotrypetes seraphini chromosome 16, aGeoSer1.1, whole genome shotgun sequence genomic DNA:
aaacattgttttgttcgctcctgctgtgggtaagaagACTGGGGTGGCTATCCTGGTCCATAGGACATGTTGATTTCTGCAGATCCATCAGGCAGGTGGATTTATGTGGATATGAGCTTGGGAAATAATACGCTGGCGCTTTTTAacatctatgcccctaattcaaatcaagttgaatttttcaaaactcttcagaAGTGGATACTactactggctgcttctaatgtagtagtggcaggggactttaatgctgttatggatccattgctgGACAAAAAACCCAGTAAGATACTAAAGACATTAGGATTAGATAACTTGGTACAATCCTGTGGTTTGAAAGATATATTGCGAATCCTTCATTTTGATGCTAAGCAGGGTAATTTGCCCTAAGTGCACCCTAAAGCGACAGTCCCATCTGGGGTGCCACTTGAGCAGCTAGTCCTGCTCTTAGGCGTGCAGGAATAATGAAAATGATGCAAATATTTCCAAATAGATATTGGTTTTCTTAACTTTCATaacaattttcaaaaggcatttgcatCATGGGGTTATTACTGAAGCCAAAATATGGCATTGCTAGCAACGAACCCAACTCTATACTAGTGGTGCATTCATATATACGTTACATGATGACATCCCTTCACTAAAATCTAACTGGTCAAAAAAAATTGCTTCCATATAAGACTTGCTTCTATACCTTCATATGTGCATGTCACAATATCATTCCTAAAGGTTACATTCTTATACTAAGTTTACAtgttttataaagaaaaatacaaaacaaatacaaaaactATTAATACACGGCACCAAACTATTTTTTCCATTACTGCCCCCAAATATAGAATCTATTCCCAATTCACTTGCGAGAAGAACTGAActtggatagatttaagagcaatctaaaatgctttctttttaaagatgcatttgacaactaATAAACTATGTTTGGTTCGCTAACCAGACATTAGGTTTATATCAGGTGCTTTGATTGAGCCCTGGTTTCTAAATTCTCTGACGCTTATTGCTCTTTCCTTCCCTTATATgttctttactatttttaaattgtatttctgcacctaccccttccttctgtatcaattaattttgtcctgtcagtcatatttatataatttgttcccctttgattattgtaactcaatatttttatcttttgtacatcgcttagaagtcgatataagcgattaatcaaatacatattaaacttggATTGGAATATACTCACAAAAGATAATCCACACACACAGCTTTAAACCCTTTCTGTTAAAGTCAGCCTGCGTCTCTGTGCTGAAAAGTCTGTGTCCCTTTGTCAGAACAGAagaaggaggagaaggagggacacCCTCCCCCCAGAGTTTCAGAGAGTAGAAAGAGTTGCTTGAGGTCAAACACCAGATGTGGTCTTCTCAgaatttcttcaggtttaaaatatataaaatacaatTTTCAAAGTAAAATATATTCGAATCTACCATTGTTACCTGTAGCTACATAAGTAAATCCCTATTGTATAGTTTTAATGGCTTACTAAAATTTACTAAAACTTAATTCTGGATCTATACAATACTACACATGTGTCATGTGTATTCCATTAGTGTTTTTTACTGCAAAATCAGGGCCTCTTGGAATGTAAGGCAACCAGGTCAAaggccaactcctgtctgcctataaCTTCCCTAGGGATCTCCCTAGACCGGACTGGACACACATTTGAACAATGAAACCTTATGAAACTTAAGCTTTGCCATCTGGAGTAAATTTGCTATGGCGCTTATCAATCACACTAATGTCCTAGCCTGCATTCCTATTTCTTCAGGCACATAGCACATGTGGGTTTTTCCAAATCAATATGTTAAGTTCCCATCTTTTGCCCCTCCGATTGTTAAAATTATGGTTTATCCAATTTTTCTGGATTTATATGCATATGTATAGCCACTAATTACACATGCTcacctgctcttggattaggacctatcaacaggtttttctaactagtGAATCCTGTGCAGTGTGAGAAAGCATAATGGCTGAATTTTGAGTTCATGCTTGCTCATTTCACCAAACCTACCTGTCCAGGTTAATCAGCTGCCCCCCCCAGGCTTATTTAAGGCACAGAACTACTTCAGAGcttgggaattttcattttgctcccatgttcataaatcattttcatgaACAAATTATATTTTCGTTTCAGATCAATTAGTACAGCAAGTAACAAAAGccaccatagatccaattattttgtcggaCCAtagtggagtttggattgaatttaagtttGCTGAACAAGATTCTAGTAGACCtgtgtggagatttaataatacattgcttgcgaaCTCAAACTTtccttgaagaatttcaattaaaaatgaatgaatatttccaaatcaatgcctcagaggaaatctccttagagacattgtgggatgctttcaaagctaccatgagggggcaaatcatttcatattcggcacatattaggaaacaacttaaaatggaattttctaatttggaacaagatATTAAGGAATTGGAGTCAAAATTAGTTGCGAAGTGGGAACAAATTACtttgcaggccctcttaaaagctaaatataagtacaatgagatttcttcacagttggccaggaaagattttgttttctcaacatgctctatattatggaaactcgaataaagtgggaagattattagctaattaccttaaagctaagaaaagaaaagtaaaaattgttgcgattaaagatgagaagggagAAACTCATTCTcatattggaaatattttaaaacaatttttgaacttttataaagttttatattcttctgagccttattcaaataaagaactagagggtttagaatttttaaagttaatcaagggaccaaaaattcccaagcatataaaaggaattcttgaggcgcctatatcactgaaagaattacaaacagtgttgaagtcccttagagttggatccgctccaggtggtgatggtttcactgtagagttttataaatcattccaaattaccctattacctcatcttttaaatttatatcaggctcaactacctaaaggttgcatttcaggtaTTATGGCTGAATctctaactattgttttaccaaagccaaataaagatcccatgttggtttcaaattacaggcctatttctttgattaatgtagatggaaaactgttggctaagttattggctttgctCTTGAATAAGGCTCTCTtatgcaccaaatgggtttcgtggctcaaagacattcttcaaataacaccagattggctctTCACatgctaaatttaacaaaaaccatggatgatccggcctgctctgtatccttggatgcagaaaaggcctttgatcgtgtggaatggaccttcatgtatcaagcaatggattggtttggtattagttcaggatttatacaaatgattcaaaccttgtatagttccccttctgctagattatatataaataatactttttcagagtgGTTTCGTCTAacgaggggagttagacaagggtgtccattatctcctttgctatttgatattgttctggaacccttgttattggctattcaacaggcagaggagatacagggtattccttatgtagGTCGgaaatataaggtctctgcttatgcagatgatattttgcttcatttgaggaatcctgaaatcactattccacatttactggatctGATTGACAGATTTGGGAAATTCTCtgggtacaaaataaattggagtaaatcagaggttcttccattaaatgtacattgcccaaaaggattatttgatacattcccttttctttggaaggaagagggtataaaatattaggtatttggatacaaaaaacattggaagagacaatgaaagtaaatgaaaaatccttattgctaaaggtctcagaaatgtgtgagcaatgaaaccttttacatctttcttggtgggggagagttcaaacagttaagatgatgattttgcctgtggtttgttaccaaatgggtatgttgccagtttattttcaggggaccttttataaaaaattaaatagcattcttaccaaatttatttggctaggtaaaactgcgagaattgctttagtatctttacaaaaaccaattgcggtgggtggggtaaattttcttaacttttataggtaccatcaggcctatataatgcgtcaggatATGTTGGATCCTTCCCGAATttatggaacatctccctgattggttatatttagaatggcaacttatgtcctcATTATGactgtttcatgtgttgagtatcaaattacctagatatgttaaggacaatagtattttattggaCATGCTTTACTCACCTGTCTAGAAAAGTTTTTATGTAACTGTTTAGCTTTTACTCTGCTGGTGTTAATTTAATCTTTTGGATGCCTGGTTCCTTTTTAGTTCTTGTAAGTTAACCATTTTACTGTTTGTCTATCCTGATGTCCTTTCCTCTTCTACTGATTTCACGCTGCCGCACAGCGGCAGCGTTGCTGACCCTGCCCACTCGCACTGCCGGTACATGATATTTAAAACAGCTCTGCTTGCGGTGCACACCGAAGGTGCGCGCCAAAGGAGCGCGCTTAAGGACCCACTATTTTATTGCAGTCAGATATTTGATTTCTTTTCTCACCTTTCTGCCACTACTTTTTGTTCTATTTCCCTTATTCAACATAGCTTATCTTACTAGAAATTCTCAATCTTTACAAACTGGTCCTCTCCCTGCATTCTTCAATCATACTCATTTCAATATGGCCAATCTCACTCCTAAGATCACTGTGCTTCGGGGAAGACGCCCTGTTACTATTAATAAATCCGGCCAGCTTGGTCCGTCATTATCAAACCTCATCCACATTCACAATGAAGGAATAATCTCAACCCTTCCTAGTACAGCTCATATTAGAACCTTGAATTTTGGACTAATCAACTCAAGGTCGATTAAAACTAAGTATTATCTATTAAATGATATAATCACTTATAATAATCTTGATTTACTTTGTATCACTGAGACATGACTATCTGATGGGGAAGAAGCCTATCTAAAATTTACATGCCCGCCTGATTTTTCCTATCATTATTTCCATCGAACAGGTCGAAGGGGCGGTGGCGTAGCTATTGTGCACCGCAAAGATCTAGTCTTTGATCTACAATTTTCCTCTAACGATTGCCTCATTTAATTCATCCAATTCAAGCTAAAAATGGATACCACATTTGACTGCCTCCTACTTTATCTTCCGCCCCCTATTACACAAGATTCTTGTGCTTCAGTGCAATCTTTGATCTATGACTTTTGCACTTCTATAGATAATCCACTCATATTAGGTGACTTTAACCTACACTTTGAAAATACTAAATGTCATTTCAATCAAGATCTCTTAATTCTTTTTAAAGTCCTTGACATTTCATCACTCATATCTAACGCAACCCATCAAGCAGGTCATACTTTGGATATGATATTGGTCCCCTTGTCAGTTTATCCCCAGTTTTCTTTGAAAGGACTTCTCCAGGTCCCCTGTCAGATCATTTTCTAATTACATTCTCTTATTCTTGGTCACCAAAAACCAAACAACAACAAGGTCCAAAGTAAATTAAATTTCGGGACTACTCCAAGTTAGACTCTTCTATTGTAGCTTCCTTTGACTTTAATCTTGATCTTTATCAATCTATTAATATAGAAGAGACAATATCAGCTTGGCAAACATCATTACTGAAATTATTAGATGAGCTTGCTCCAGTGCAATCTCATTATGTATCTCAACGGAAACAAATTAATCCATGGATTTCCTCTGAACTTAAACTAATTAAAAACCAATTGCGGTCTTTGGAAAGGCGATGGAGACATGACAAATCTTTAAATAACCTCAATATTTATAAGGAACATACAATTTTCTATAAAATAATTGAGGCAAAATCCAATTATTACTCTAAAAAAATATCCATGGCTAAAAACTCAGCAACACTTTTTAAGATAGTACGTTCTCTGACTACAAAACAACACGACAAACCCAATGTTTCTCAGCTACCATCATCCCAATCTTTGGCTGAGTTTTTCATAGGGAAAATCTTAAAAATTAGATCAACCATTCAGATTTCAGACCAATCAAAACTTGACAGCTTATCTCCCTTTAATTTTACATCTTCAAATACATGGAGTTCTAAATGTTTTAGGTTTAGGATTCCCTCATTATTAGAAATACAACAAACCATCAATACCCTGAATAGTAAGGGTTCCTCTGCTGAAGTCATTTCCCCTCTTATTCTCAAGTGCTATTTTTTCAATATTTGGCCCCCAAATACGCAATTTTATCGAAACTATTCTCACTAAAAGTTCTGTTCCTAAACAATGGAAAGAAGCAATTGTCTTTCCCATTATTAAAGACAACAAAATCAGTGCAGCAGAGATCTCTAACTACTGTCCTATTTCCAATATTCCATTTTTGTCTAAACTTACAGAAAAAATTGTCTTTAATCAACTCTCTGATTTCATTGAACAAACAAATGTCCTCCATCCTAATCAGACGGGTTTCCGAAAAAAACATTCAACAGAATTATCCTTGATAGGGTTAACCACTAACATCATAAATCAGTTTTACTTATTTCATTGGATTTATCATCAGCCTTCGATACTATAGATCATCAATTGTTAATCCATAGGCTTTGTGACATAGGGATCTCTGATCAAGTGTTAGActggtttaaatcatattttaaagATCGCTCTTCAAAAGTCCAGTTTAATGGCTCTACCTCTGACACTTTCTCTAACTATGGGATCCCACAAGGTTCCATTCTTTCCCCTATGTTGTTCAATATCTTCCTCGCTCCACTTATTACATTAGGGCAATCTATAGGGTTCTCTATCTTCGCTTACacggatgatattcaacttacCCACCCTGTTGATCTGGACAACCCTgcagatattttattattattggttAAGCACAAATATGTTAACCCTCAACATCAGCAAAACCAAAATAATGATTTTCCCAGTCAAGGACGGTCTTACCCTTCCCTGtcccataataataaaatcaATTTCAGTTCAGATAGTCACCTCTATTAAACTTCTTGGTGTTACTTTTGATGAAAAACTCTCGTTCCATGAACAAATAAGTTCAGTAGTTAAGAAATGTTTCCACCATCTTCTAATGATTAGATCTCATGCCACCTTATTAGATCAATcttcattaaatattcttattcattcacTCGTTATTTCATGTTTAGATTACAGTAATGCACTATATAAaggaatcactaagaaagaaataaaatgtcttcaaattattcaaaatactgccataaaaattatttcaaaagcacaAAAATACAATCATGTCACATCTCTTTTGATtaaagctcactggctgcctatagatcatcgaatttcccataaaataatgttactgacatACAAGACCATAACTTCCGgtcaacctgattttattaacaggctacttatcccccataccccccatcGTACATTAcgctcatctaatcaaaacttgctatccatcACTTTTTTAAGATACATTAACTTTATGCGTACtagcattttttctgttacagcctcTACTATCTGGCATTACGAAATAGGCGGATCTGGGATCTTctagaagcattggatgcaggcaggcattcgtatattagatgatgttatatctaatgggaaactacttgatttttcatgactgcaacaatcatttggtatttcagtctcaaaattataggggGTTGCAGTTGAACCaagccattcagagtgggttccctgattaGCGAAACTTAAAaactcattatagcttgcagatcctatgcttccagacagattttttaggacatcaggccgcccgttgttttcccctacaacagactccggaagagcgttccagtttccaccactctctgggtgaagaagaacttccttacatttgtacgaatTCTATCCCccttagagagtaccctctcgttctccctaccctggagagggtgaacaaatcTCTTTATGTTTgttgattaaagacttggcatcttccTTTGTTCATTGTTACACTTCATTTCAGTTTATTATTCTCACCAAATCAAGAGAATGCTTGGATACTGCTCTGTTCACAAACTGTTCCCTTTCCTTTTCAAGTCAGAGATACATGGCACCTGTTTTGTCAAATGAAGTATGGTCATCTAGATTAGTTTTCATCTAGAAGAAAATGTACAGCATGGTTCAATGATAAATTATTTGGCggtctgattttctgtttgttttgtaATTAAATTGTTCTCATCTAACCAATTACACATCTCTTTCAGTTGTACATTAAAATTCGTAATTGCTACTGTAAGGTTTAGCCCTCCAAATGTAaggtttggaggggtaatgttgaagcggccttacaatctgccaggtcccgggttcaatACCTTCGAAGATTCATTAGGAAGTAAAATCAAATgacaagcacagccagaagtgattacatagagaatatatatattgtgcagaaataagcttaatattacagaaaagaaagatttataaagatacatcaagcattacaattgTAGAAATAAGTTTTACAAATACAGAGACTACTTCTGTGCTCttatgaatgagagagaaaaatcaGCTTCCTGATTAGGTGCTGTGAGAACAGAGGTatagctcttttgagcagggactgtctctatgttttgatatacagCTCTGTGTTaagtctagtagcgctatagaaatgattaatagtagtagtaacagtAGGACTCAAAATGTAATATTTTCCTGTTAATTACCCTGTTATTTTATGTaatctattttttgttttatttagatATACTGAGGCTGAGGCATGCTGAAGAGAAAGAAAATGAATCTAGTCTGTATAATTCTGTATTTCATTGTAATGACTGCTTTCTACATGGCGTACCAGGAAAAAATTAAATTTAGACTCTTTGGTCATCTTCTACCCAAGACACCCCCACATGCTGTTCAAAGGAAATCTGTCAATTTGACAGACGATCTGTATACTTACCAGCTCAATCTGAGTCGCTTCCAGGAAGAGTTCCCTGCCCTACAGAGCTACAACTGTACACTGCTGATTGATAAGGAGGATTTTTGCCACTCGGCCAACATGAAAGCACTGTTTATCCTGTCCATCAAATCACACCCTGCATCCTTCAGCCAAAGAGCAGCCCTGCGGAAGACATGGGCCACAGAAAAGGAGATATCCAAGTACTTGATGAAGCCCTTGTTTCTTATAGCAACTTCTCCAAACCAGAAACAGATGAATCTGGTAGCAGATGAGGACAAGGAGTTTAAGGATATTCTGCTCTGGGACTTCATGGAGAGCCATCATAACTTGTCCCTAAAGGAGCGTTGTTTCCTCAGGTGGCTATTCCACAACTGCCAGAAGGCAGAGTTTATCTTTAAAGGTATAGTATTGTACATGTTAGTTTTATTCCAAGGCCTAGATAATTTGTttccatccctgcggataactgcagaaaaccatcccatgtctttctttagtgtctatctcaacctctgtccttctacaccagcattcttcaatgcaaagcttgagggtcagtggctatgcccattcatactccgactcttctctctctctctctctccttaagtGCAAATATTTTATGATATTGTAGCATTTGCATGTTACAGATGAAGGGTTGGCATCTTGTTGATTTTATGACTGCTATTATGCACTGTTAACCTGCCGAaacgggggagagaaaggaagtggTTGCCGCAGGTACGGGGAGAAGGCCATTTACCGCCTCGtgaagcggtgaatggccttgtctccgcaatgAAGGGAGGGAACACGCGTGGTCACtgatcgcgctccctccctccatcctgatcGCCACCGCTGCCTGaacatctccctccctgccttaccttcgcggcaggaaatttctctaaatgtgcttctTACCAGCAGCCAGAGCATTGAAATCACGTGtgactgccgtaaaggtcatctctgacgcaaccggaagttgcatcagacacctttcctgcagccacacgtGATTTCAATGCTCCAACTGCTGGTAGGAAACGTATATAGAAATTACCTGCTGcgaaggtaaagggcagggagggagaaaagtgAGTTGGAGAAatacagatgctgaagggacctagggaaggtggggtagaggaagtggggagaagacactgggaaatggggaagagagagtggggagaagacgctgggaaatggggaagagagagtgggaagaagatgctgggaaatgggaaagagacagTGGGGACAAGATgctggaaaatggggaagagatgctgggaaatggggaagagacagtggggagaagacactaggaaatggggaagaaagagtagGGACaaaatgctgggaaatgggggagAGTAGGGacaagacgctgggaaatggggaagagttgGAACaaaatgctgggaaatgggggagagtggggacaaggcgctgggaaatggggaagagagtgggaagaagacgctgagaaatggggaagagagagtggggagaagatgctgggaaatggggaagagagtggggagaagacgctgggaaatggcagagaatgggaagaagactCTGAGAAAtgggaaagagtggggagaagatgctgggaaatgggaaagagacagtggggagaagacactaggaaatggggaagaaagagtagGGACaaaatgctgggaaatgggggagAGTAGGGacaagacgctgggaaatggggaagagtaggaacaagatgctgggaaatgggggagagtggggaCAAGACgctgagaaatggggaagagagagtgggaagaagacgctgggaaatggggaagagagagtggggagaagatgctgggaaatggggaagagagagtggggagaagatgctgggaaatggggaagagagagtggggagaagatgctgggaaatggggaag
This region includes:
- the LOC117349798 gene encoding N-acetyllactosaminide beta-1,3-N-acetylglucosaminyltransferase 2-like — protein: MAYQEKIKFRLFGHLLPKTPPHAVQRKSVNLTDDLYTYQLNLSRFQEEFPALQSYNCTLLIDKEDFCHSANMKALFILSIKSHPASFSQRAALRKTWATEKEISKYLMKPLFLIATSPNQKQMNLVADEDKEFKDILLWDFMESHHNLSLKERCFLRWLFHNCQKAEFIFKGDDDGFVNPDALVKHVRETANASDIIHGAVQAHAIVMRTEKYRVSKTLYPHQYYPRFLSGGGFIFPGKHIPALYAASMRLPVFPLDDVYFGFLCLAASLTFRNDQKFYVWGMEDKICLYKEALFVHGISMDKLLQVWQDFQEKKC